The genomic region GATTCTATCTCTTCATAATATCTAAAATGATAATGCCACTGTTCAATTGTACCGCATAGTATTAATGAGAATAATAATTTATCTTTTCTCTAATAATATTCGTATCAAGGTCAAGAATCGTTGTAACATTACTCTGTACACTACTAGACTTGAATATTGCTTCCCAAGGaattaaataaaaaagtaaCATTATGGATTTTTCTTACGAGACAGTGATCATTGACCGCAGCGTGAAAATATGATCTGTTGCTCGTGGTTTCAGCTGCAACGTAACTTTTTACATGTACGTGTAACTCACTTTTGTCCTACTTATTCACGATCACTTTCTCGCGCTCGTACACGTGCTACGAACAAATCTACTCACGATCGGTTTTTATGTTGATACCTCGTCAAAATAAAAATTAGATTTTACCAGTATTAAACAAATGAAAAGACCACAAGTACCACTGTTTCGCGCACGATCGCTTGTCGGTCACCGAGAATTTCGATCGTTTCACTTTGAAAACTTCCCGtggagatatcgcgtctttcaCTGAAAATAAGATTGCACACGTTGCGCGTATGATCGGACAATGGCTATATCGGAACGACAATAAAGCGATAACGGCACCTAGTCCGATGGATAAGATAAGGCTATAAAAGATGCGTAGTATGGAAATATCCATTACAGTTCTGTTGGCGGAGGTGGTGTATCTACCCTTATTGCTTGCGAGTTACTTTCGGACGTTCACGAGCTTTGCGCGAAGAGAATCGACGGCGACGAACTCGTCGAATTGAAGAAGTATTTGGCACAAGATCGTGGTTGGCGTTGCTTGGCCGTTCTACAGCTTCTCGGCGTACGCGGTCTTTCTTGTGGTCGCGAGCTGGTAGCTTTACTCGTGGCTTTGTATCCGGTCGCCCTTCAAGAGGGAACGAGCAATAAAACAGCGCCTGCCTCATCGAACGGATCCGCAAATTCTACGGCGATCGCCGCTGTGCGCAATCCCTATGTAAAATTCTACTGTAACGACGACACCGTCGACACGGTAGATATCGTGCCGCACGTGAAACGTAAAGCGGCAAGATCTAATCGAAACGTTGTTTCCCACGAGGGCAATGTACCGTCTAGAAGAAGGACGAGTCATAGATATAGTATCGGTGCCAAGGTGCCGGTCCACCACAAGCAAAGATCGTTTGGAGTGCTCGAAGCGCGCCGTAACACGCCGGAAAGCGCGAGCAGCGAGTCCGAATTGCTGACGGACGGTGTAGATCAGGCACGATCGCTCACGCTCAAGATCCGCCTGAACCCTATGGATTTCGAGTACTTTACTTCCGTCGTTAGAAGTGACGAGGAGCAGAAGTGGCAAGCGGCCCTTTACGAGTTACCTGTCCGGCCAGCGAAGAAAACTCCGAGAGATTACGTAGACGAGAGAATCAAGGATGTTCTAGATGCCAAGATTAGCAACTTTGAGACGAGCCTTTTGATCATTCAATTGCTCCAAGGCCTACGAGATTACGATACACCCGCGGAACAAACACCGGCTGTACAGGTTCTAAAGTTTGCCTTGGATACGTTATGGTCACTGCAATTCGGTATAGACGGTACTGGTTTAACGGGCACGGAATGCGCCACGTTAAAAGCTGCGGCTGCGAGGCTCATGCTCACGGCACTGGAACGCGTATTGAGAGCGAACGAACCAACTACCGCTGTCATTCACAACGGTCTGTTGCCGATGACTCTGAGATTGCTCGAGGATGCTTGCAGCAAACCGGTGAACGTCCTCTCGCCGGAGGAAGGCTCTCTTCTGCAGGAGTACATATTCGCCACTATTTACGGAATCATAACTTTCCTTTATTGTCTACTGCACCAGCAAGGCACCGTGATTGAGAAACTATCAGATTTTCTGGAACTGTTTCAATTGTTCACAGAAAGTCAGGATGGGAAGCTCGTCGAGAGAACGATCTTTGCGATCGTCGACCTGCCCAGCGTCGATCCAGCGAGATCGGTGAGCCGTGCCAAAAAGGTCATCGATATGATAGGCGCGCTGACCAGCGGTTTAAAATCCGTTCGGCATGATATTTCGCACGCTGCTCATTGCAACAGATCGAAGCACAAATCCTGTGTCAATAACATTCAGATTCATCATCACTCGGATGTATTTGGAATACCATATACTCAGCCAATCGTTGGCATTGTTACGAAACAGGCATGCTGCATTTCGTCTCTTTTTATGACGCTCACTAATCTCCTCAAAGACTCTCATCCATTCGCCAGTGAGCTGCAAATTCGGTTAATTAAGGTCTCTATGGCGGCAGGCACCTGTTGCTGTTTTCCACCCAAAATGCTTATGACTAGTATCATAGCTCTTTTGAAAAGGCACGATCCGACAACTTATGCTCCAGTCGTGGCGTTTCTCGAGCGCATTTTCTTCAAGGAACTCGGTGCTTACATGGAATCGGATGTATGCACTACCTGCGACAGGTCTACAACATTTCCGTGGGACTTCTTGGAAATGTACGCAGATTTATTGGCGCCAGACGATCCGAAGCTATGTTACGCTATAATGGCCCATCTTCTAAAGATTGGGAGCTGTTCCAAGTTCCACGTTAGACGAGAATTGCTCTTGAAAGTATTCTACCCGACCTTCTTGAAAGCTAAAACCTATTACGCTGCTGACAAAGGGAACGTGACCGCAAAGTTTCTCATTCAGTCTTGTCTCTCCGCGATGTCCAGTCTGGTCGTGAACACGCAAATATGCGATGGGTTCACCGAGATTAATGGGTTGGAAGAAGCATTGACTTTATTATCGGATACAGCTTTTACACGTAATGTTTACGCTCTGTTGGAAATCACCGTCATTATTGAAATTTGGAAGACAAGTCTCGTAGAATGTGATTCAATAGAATCGGAGAAATCTTCACTTAAGTCTTTATTCCATTCCCTTGAAAAAGAAACCACTGAATTGTTACGTATTTTTGAAAATGCAGTAGATACCGTCGTCGAACAAGAATCGAACCTAATTTCTGACACGGAGTCGAAGGACCAAAACGTTGAGAATGCAAATGTTACCGTCGCGCAAAGCGATGTTCCAGAGGGACAGAACGAAGTGGAGGAAGGATTGATCGGTACAATATCATGCTTTCCAGAAGTGTTCGATAATTTTGAAGTCAGTGCATCGTGTCCCGAAATCGACAGCGATGCGGATGCAAGTAAAAAAGTTAATCTGTATCAAGCCAGTGCCGCGTGGAGAGCTGCGGCTGGGGTAGCTCTGTGTAgtccgaagtttcgcattcaattGTCCACGCACCCTGTTTCACAGAAGTCTTTACAACTTTTTAAAACGTTAGCCATTCATATTTCGACGGATAGTATTGCAGGTATGTTTATAAGGATGCGCAGAAGAGATTACACCAGATATAAAAGTATCtggatttacatttatatacttttatatttaTCTTCTTTTAGACACCAAATCAGCGCATAGACTCTTCGAGGCTTTGCTCACGTGCTGTTTAACATCCCCGTTGTGTAAGTAGATTTTATATAACGAACGTGAATCATAGACATTCTGTTCCACGGACTCTTTCGCTGCGAACAGCTGCGGATTAAAATCCTAATAAGCCACGCGAATTCGTTTGCCGTGAAAACAGTTCATAGAATGTCTGACACCAGTAAACATCTTGAGGTATCTTCTATTGTCGGTGAAGTGTACTTTCAATATAGGTGATTGCGACGTAATCATGGAACTGGGAAAAGCCCTGATGGACGCGGGCATAAAATTGGGTCGCGGACTGGCAGTTATCGTGGAAGTCTTGCTCAAAGTCTCTATGTTAAGACCGGCTCAAGAGGAAACTTTACCACAGTATTCTCGACCTAGAGTAAGCTTTATTGTATTTTTGCATTTACGCGAGCTAAATTTTGATGCCACTCCTTATTGTAGCTACCAACAATGACGTTAGATGCAATGCCTGACTGTGCCGTCGATGACAGTAGTACAGGAGAATACGTGACAGCTGACGATGGTTACGAGGCAGACGTAGAAGTAACAGGGCGAAATCCATATTGTAATACCGTAAAAAAGAGTAATTCTCTGGGACCAGTGGTTGAGCCCAGGGGCCACGCGAATGCGCATCCAGCATTATGCTCGTTAGCAGTCGATTTGTTAATTCATTTCAGTGAACAGTGAGTACTTATTGCAAAATATGATCGTTACATAAAAGAACTGTCATCTTTAAGTGATTTTTCTTGCAGAGGTTTGAATGCTGGGAAAAGTCCCATTATAACTGCTGGTTTAAGAAAAGTTGCAGTCACGTGCAGAGAAAGCGCCTCTAGTTGTGCCGCACTCGCAGGCTCTGGTGTAATTGCAAAAATGTTGAATGGTTTCAGAGATATATTCACCAGCACGGATACTCAACATCAAGGTATTTCCTAATACAAATTATATCTATAATGTTATTTATTAAATCTCTTTTATAATATTACTTAATAAAATATTCCAGATTTGCAACACGCAGTGCTAGAAGTGTTCACTTTGCTAGCGACACAATCCATTTCGCCGTCAGAGCTAGTCACGTACTTATCTTTATTCAAAGTCGAGGCGCCTCCGCTTCTACCATTGTTGGAGCCACTTTTTCATCTAGTTCTGGCTGCACGTCCGCAACCAAATTTTATCATATCGTTTCCCGTGTTTTCTGACGCGAGATTGCTATCGAAAACTCAATCGGAAGACTATAAGAATTTAGAGAAGGCTGAgaatcttgtaaataattttcggAGGAGACATCTTGCATCGGGCATATGCAGTCCCTGGTCTGTTCATGCAATGTGTCTACCAGTTGGTGCCGAATTGACCTGGCCAGTTTGGTTGCACGGTTGTTCCGTCTCCATGTGGTTAAGAGTTGAGAGAGGATTACCTGTCAGTGGCAAAGGAACAACAATTAATACGTCACCATTACTTGATTCAGACAGCGAAAGCTTGTCGGACTGGGGAATTTTGTCTGACAATTGGAGTCGGGAAGGTTGGTTTTTACGATGTTGAATATGGAACTAACAAATAATGGTGCATGCGTGTTTTAAACACTTCCTTCGAAATTTGTATAAATTTTAATTCGATAGTCGTTGCGGGTTTATCGTAAATCTAGCAATAAGTTGATTGTTTTTTATTCAACGCATGCTCTGCAAATTATCGTGGAAAGACCAATCGATGTCTGATCTTTTCTTGGGTACATCAGTCGTAGCAGGTTCAACATCTCCGCCTACACCAACATCGATtattcatttgatgtctatCGGATTTGAGTCTTTGGTGCTTGAAACATGGTTGGATCTTAGATCGGGTACTTTTAATACAGATTTTTAATGCAAGTTATGCATATTCTTTATATGTACACTGTATTctgttattttttattttcatttcagATAAATTAATTTTACGACTAACTCGACCAGATGGAAAAACGAATCGAACAATCTCGGAAACATCCATAACGGGTATGCTTCCTTCTGGTCGGTGGCATCATTTAGCATTGAATTTCAAAGACACTGTCTTAAACAAACGTAGCGCTGTGGTAGAAGTGGTGTTATGGGTAGATGGTTGGAGAGAAATCAATGCCCAATTACCATTTGATGGTCTCTTAGTGAGAAAGCCTGGAACTACATGTGTTTTACTAGGGCAAGTTGGATCCAGTACAATCGGTGCCTGGTATCTTGGAAACTTAATGGTGTTTAGGTACCCATCTTTATTATGTGATGTTAAGCTTTCAGTTGCTTATCATATTATGCGTACCTATCGTTGAATATTAACTTACAGGTGTCCCGTATTTACGAGGGAGAGAGCATTGTATCTGGCAGGTCTTGGACCTAATTACACTAATCTTGCAGAATGTGTTTTGAATACGGAGAAGCCAGATTTTGCACCATTAATCGCATCTGGCGCACTGGAGGGTGTACGAGAGATACGATTTGGTAAGTATTACAAAACACGAGCCTTCTATCTTTACTTCGGAATAACTAATCGCACATGTTCATGCATAATGCAGAAGGAGGAAAATTCGATACAAGTCGGAGGAAGTCGTACGGCGGGACATACTTAAGGCACGCCGTTGAAACTAAAGTATCCGAAACGCAAATTGATTGGGACGCAGTTATGGATGCAACAAATTCTCATCTGGGCGAATTGCAAGATAATCTGCTACTTAATTACGAGGCCCAAAATCCTAACATTGTTCATTTATATCCGCAAGCTATCGCAAATCCTGCCGGTAGGTTTATCAGCTTGGAAATTTGCATTAGTCATTATATGATTAAGTTACTTTTCTCATAAAAATTATATGCTCGTCTTTTTTAGCTGTGGTAAGAAACTTGTTTCCAGGGCAACCCGGTTTTAGGGTTGTCTCTGCCCCAGAGCATAGAGTCTCACAGCAACCGCCTTTATCTGTGGCTCCGATACTTTCCGCTCGGTTAGAATGCCAACAGTACAGAGGCCTTGTACCAGCTGCCACTTTGGTGGGCGGCGTACCTATATTTCTATATCTATTCGCAAGAGTAAGCACAAGAGATTTAACATTGaaaattagaaataattgcgATGCCTGTTAAACGAATTTATTGCACACAGGTAGTCGAATTAAACTCTAATGAGGAAGAGCAAGCCCTGGCTCTTTCGATAGTTTTACATCTAATACGGAACGATTCTGAACTTTTAAATCAATATCGATCAGAAGGTGGAACATCTTTGATACTACGCGTATTAGAATCACCACGATGCCACGCAGGTAGACATATTCTGAAAGCAATGTTAGACGCAGCTTGTGATAGTTCTATCCTAATAAAAGATATCGGTAGCGGCAATCATTCGGTTTCGCACAATTGCGAAGCTGTCATCACGGACCCTGAATTGATCAAAGGCGCGCTGACCGCGTGGAGAACGTGGGCGAGACATGATACGTTAAACTTACTGCTACAAGCATTGTTATTATTGTTAAAAGATCAGCATTCGCAGCGTGAGTTTAACGCGTCTCAATTAAACCGAGTCGGAATCGTTGATACCGTCTTAACATTGTGTAAGGTAAGTTTACACATATTCCTCATAAATATTTCGTTTTATATACAATTAATGCACTATAGAATTAATTTGATTCTCATCACAGGAGCATTTTATGTACGAAGAATTGGGTGCTGTGCTTGATTCCTCGACGGGAACTGCGGTAGTTGAATTAATAAGGGCACTTATGGGGGCACCACCAGAATTTGCTCATTTAGTAGCCATTACCGATTATTTAGTTTTGGTTCACCAAGCATCGGAAACTTACATCACGCACTCGAGGCACAATATATATTTTCTATTGCCTCCTATCATAGAGAAAAAAGTTGCCAAAATTACTTCCACGGCAATTTCTAGCTCTTCGGACGAATCGATAGGAACTCTAGAGAATAGTAAACTAAGCAAAGGTTTAACAAACACGCAGGTTGGTGTTTGTATTGATACATAGTAAAAAAGTTAATAGAAAAGTTGTTCCATTTGATGGACGTTACATTTATAGATACAGAAAAATAGAATGCCTAAGAGAAAAGAACGTCGAAACGGGCCTACGCAAGATACAAGCGCTGGAGAAGATTCAGGAATCGCTGCTAGTGACGGATCTAATCCTGTAAGTAATGTAAGTATGGtacaaatttcattgttaaTTAACTATAATCTACGGTAAATTTTCGTTATTTTATTTAGGAAAAACATTCTACATGGACAGACGAAAGAAAAGCGTGTCAAGGATTAGTTTGCGAAGGACTTTTATTGCTACTTCGAGATGCAGTTAGAGTTTTGCCTGATAGCCAAATTGGTTCGGTATTGAAACACGTTTTAAGAGCTGAACTTTTACTTGTGTTGGCTAATAATCCCGACACTAGAGTTCGTACAGCATTAATTAAGGTACGATTGAACATACCAAAAAGTGAGATTCCATTTTCGTGGATTGTAACGTCAATCGATTCACAGGTCGTTCAAACATATTTACAACGCGCTAGCGACGAAGAAGTCAACAGATTTATAAAACAAAAGTACTTTATGCATTTGGCGAATCAGATAGCATTATATCCCGGTAGTGAATCATTAGTGGTTGCTTTAGAAAATCTGGCTTTACGGGGACCAACATTGGCCGCAATGCCTCCGTTAATGGCTATGATCGCAAAAGCAGCAGCTACTGAATCAAATGTAGCTAGACCAATAGTATCGTTTATCACCGACATAATCGCAAAGGTACAGTAATGCAATCAGCGTTTcgtttattatataatatttacgaattctgtttaatttcagaatGCTAATGCTTTGAGAATGCTTTTGGAACAAGGTTTAGTCGAATCACTGGTTCAAGCTCTAGTGGGAGCTGCTCATAGGGGTGGTTCTACGTCTCTTTATCGCGATATACACGTGCTACTTGTGGCCATTGCTACCAAATTTTTAGAGTCTCCAGGAAGTCATCAGATGCAAGCTGTCTTGGACTTGCATCTGATATTAAATCACATGGAATTGAAAGAAAAATCGTTATGTGTTAAAAACAGGATCTGTGTAACAGTTGTAAGGGAAGCACAGGTAGCACTCTTTGACGGAGAACTTGATGTGCTCACAGCCAAAGTCTCGAATCAGTCAGGTTTCCGATTACGTAGTACGGCATCATATTTAGCTTCGGCATCCCATATAACCTCAGGTAATACTTGTATAGAAAATAGATCttcaaataaaatatattgATTAGATTCTTCATACATATTGTTTTCTAGTTTTTACAACATCCACTGATCAAAGCGATCACGGGTCTCCATCATCCAGCTATACGAGTTTACATGCACCTTCTGATACAAGTTTACGCGAACCAGGCAAAGGGGAATTGCTTGATAGGTTTCGCATCATTTTAACGCGTGCTGTAGAATTTATAACAGCAGCGGATGAATCACCCTCAGGCAATGAATTGCAATTAACTAAAAGATTATTTTCGATTCTTTTACACGACCTCTGTAATCCGCTGGAAAAGAGAAATCATTGGAGCAGTGGATGGTCAACCAGACACGCTTTAAGAAAATACACAGCTAAGATAATGGTATGGTTACTCGGACCACATCAGAGTAATAATACAAGGATATTTGCTGTCAGATCATTAATGGAGGAACCAAAAGCTCGTGAGATCTTATCCTCTCTGCTAGAAGTTCATCCGCAAGTAAGTTTATAGATTAGTGAATATTCGTTCTAGATTCAAGTTATTTACACTTATCTCTTTTTCAATACATTTGTACTAGGTAGAACAAAAGTTTACTGTATTCCTTTGGGATCTTTTGCAAAGACGCGATGAAATTCCTAGCGCTGATGCAAGAATATGTGTCGAATTGAAGGAAGCTTTAAATATATGGGACTTAGCAAAAGGAATAGAACATGCTAGCCCTGGAATATGGAACGAAGAATTAGCATTGCTAAGACGAGAGTTAATGAGAGATCGAGATATATGGATTGATAATAATCTTCCAGCAATTCAAAGGTAATACTCAAGTTCAAAGATATAACTAAATTCAGCTTCGTATACaggaatttttttattgctGTTTACTTAAAAAATGCTTTTTTATTAGGATCGCTAATAGATTTGATGAACTTGCTAAGCAACTAACAAAAagtgcaatgaatataacacgtACAGTTGTAGAGGAGCAAAATCGTGAACGTAAAGTATTAATGGAAAGACTGAAACATTCAAGAGCGATGGAAGCTCAAGCAATTGCTAAATGGAGAGATTTAGCAAGACGGCTAACGCACGAGAGAGCCCCTTGGCACTTTCCAGAGAGTTATCCTAGAAGTTGGGAACTAGATCCAACAGAGGGGCCTGCCAGAGTTCGAATACGATTACAACGATGTCACTTAAATATTGATAAACGATTCTTTATGGCGGAACATCAAGACAAACTAGGTCCGATTGCTGTTCTATTATAAGTTACTTCCATTTAATTTAACAACATTATaacgcattttttttttaatattcagaTGCGATTAAAATTGAAGCTCCTTTATCTTACTTATTCAAGACTGATCGACAAGATGCAAATGCTACAGCGTTAATTGAGCGACTGCATACTAGTGAGAGAATACGTAAAATGTCTCAAGTTAAAGTGGTTACACCCAGAGCTGAACTAGCTGGTGAAGTTCTCATTGGTGAAACCTGTCTTTACTTTGTTCCTGATAATCCTGACGTCCCGTTACATACAGATGTatgatttctttctttttgaAACATTTTATCATTCCACGAATCTATTGTTGTATATTTAATTGGACACGTTAAAATTACAGATAGCTTTGGGTGGCTTGGATTTGGCTATGGTCGGTGGTACAGCGTGGCGACTTGATGATATTCGCGAATTGCATAGAAGGAGATATCAGTTACAAGAAAGAGCTATCGAAATATTCCTTATCACAGGACGAACTTATTTACTAGCATTTAATTCCTCAAAGGTACATATAACGTAAAAGAGGTATATCACTCAGAACATTTAAAACAATAATGTACAATTTACAGGAGAGAGACGAATTTGTAACAGAGTTATCTGCTTGTAATTTACCAAGACGAATACCCGGTGATGATTTAAGCGAAGCTATTTCGTTATGGCGAAGTGGCGCACTAACGAATTGGGAATACATCACTTGTTTAAATAAGTTGGCCGGTCGATCGTACAATGATTTAATGCAGTACCCTGTTTTTCCATTTGTATTGGCAAATTATACAAGTGAGAAAATCGATCTAAATGATCCAAAAATTTATCGGTAAATATAAAGAATAAATGAGAAAAGAGGTACAATTGAaaaaatagtaacgaaataATATTGTTTTAGAAACTTTAAACGCCCTATGGCTGTGCAGGATAAAAAGAATGAACAACATTATATAAACAATTACAACGTAAGTGATTTAATTGCTAGTTGATTTCTGCCTTAACTCGAAATATTGTCTATAATTGTATTTATAATTTTACCTAATAGTACCTTAAGCAAGCTTTGTCAGAAGGGTTAAACTTAATTGCCTTAAATCAAGAACCGTTTCATTACGGATCGCATTATAGTAATTCTGGAACAGTACTCCATTTTTTGGTACGATTACCGCCATTCACTAGTATGTTTTTATGTTATCAAGGTAAATTGAATATCTTTTTTCACAGATACACGAAAAATATTAGTAGTAATACTTGATTTTAAttcaatttacttttatttttaaagaCGACAATTTTGATATTCCCGATCGAACATTTCATGCATTGGCTACTACATGGAGATTGACTAGTTGCGATTCAACAACAGACGTGAAAGAATTAATTCCCGAATTCTTTTATTTGCCTGAATTTTTATTGAACTCTGAAGGTATAACAAACAATTAATTATATCTCGAAACTAGTGGTACTTcagtaaaaaaatattatatccaaaACAAATGTTTTTCAAGGTTTTAATTTTGGAGTTCGACAAAATGGCAATCGAGTAGGAGATGTCGAATTACCAAAATGGTGCGGAGGTGATGCGCGACTTTTTATTCTCGCACAtagagcagcattagaaacagATCATGTCAGAGAAGTTTTACCCTATTGGATTGATCTAGTATTTGGGTTCAGACAAACTGGTAGACCAGCAGT from Xylocopa sonorina isolate GNS202 chromosome 2, iyXylSono1_principal, whole genome shotgun sequence harbors:
- the Mv gene encoding lysosomal-trafficking regulator mauve isoform X2 — its product is MEHRNIQGLKLSGDRVTRCGSDPRRIPEDTFYPWFSFDEFMSYEEDTRLRTEDGDEDDEKEYEDRVGMSSALTNKLQILWDHFIHAEPQSYEKSSWLDIFLAELLAQVKEGRDIKDVLSFCSVGGGGVSTLIACELLSDVHELCAKRIDGDELVELKKYLAQDRGWRCLAVLQLLGVRGLSCGRELVALLVALYPVALQEGTSNKTAPASSNGSANSTAIAAVRNPYVKFYCNDDTVDTVDIVPHVKRKAARSNRNVVSHEGNVPSRRRTSHRYSIGAKVPVHHKQRSFGVLEARRNTPESASSESELLTDGVDQARSLTLKIRLNPMDFEYFTSVVRSDEEQKWQAALYELPVRPAKKTPRDYVDERIKDVLDAKISNFETSLLIIQLLQGLRDYDTPAEQTPAVQVLKFALDTLWSLQFGIDGTGLTGTECATLKAAAARLMLTALERVLRANEPTTAVIHNGLLPMTLRLLEDACSKPVNVLSPEEGSLLQEYIFATIYGIITFLYCLLHQQGTVIEKLSDFLELFQLFTESQDGKLVERTIFAIVDLPSVDPARSVSRAKKVIDMIGALTSGLKSVRHDISHAAHCNRSKHKSCVNNIQIHHHSDVFGIPYTQPIVGIVTKQACCISSLFMTLTNLLKDSHPFASELQIRLIKVSMAAGTCCCFPPKMLMTSIIALLKRHDPTTYAPVVAFLERIFFKELGAYMESDVCTTCDRSTTFPWDFLEMYADLLAPDDPKLCYAIMAHLLKIGSCSKFHVRRELLLKVFYPTFLKAKTYYAADKGNVTAKFLIQSCLSAMSSLVVNTQICDGFTEINGLEEALTLLSDTAFTRNVYALLEITVIIEIWKTSLVECDSIESEKSSLKSLFHSLEKETTELLRIFENAVDTVVEQESNLISDTESKDQNVENANVTVAQSDVPEGQNEVEEGLIGTISCFPEVFDNFEVSASCPEIDSDADASKKVNLYQASAAWRAAAGVALCSPKFRIQLSTHPVSQKSLQLFKTLAIHISTDSIADTKSAHRLFEALLTCCLTSPLCDCDVIMELGKALMDAGIKLGRGLAVIVEVLLKVSMLRPAQEETLPQYSRPRLPTMTLDAMPDCAVDDSSTGEYVTADDGYEADVEVTGRNPYCNTVKKSNSLGPVVEPRGHANAHPALCSLAVDLLIHFSEQGLNAGKSPIITAGLRKVAVTCRESASSCAALAGSGVIAKMLNGFRDIFTSTDTQHQDLQHAVLEVFTLLATQSISPSELVTYLSLFKVEAPPLLPLLEPLFHLVLAARPQPNFIISFPVFSDARLLSKTQSEDYKNLEKAENLVNNFRRRHLASGICSPWSVHAMCLPVGAELTWPVWLHGCSVSMWLRVERGLPVSGKGTTINTSPLLDSDSESLSDWGILSDNWSREDQSMSDLFLGTSVVAGSTSPPTPTSIIHLMSIGFESLVLETWLDLRSDKLILRLTRPDGKTNRTISETSITGMLPSGRWHHLALNFKDTVLNKRSAVVEVVLWVDGWREINAQLPFDGLLVRKPGTTCVLLGQVGSSTIGAWYLGNLMVFRCPVFTRERALYLAGLGPNYTNLAECVLNTEKPDFAPLIASGALEGVREIRFEGGKFDTSRRKSYGGTYLRHAVETKVSETQIDWDAVMDATNSHLGELQDNLLLNYEAQNPNIVHLYPQAIANPAAVVRNLFPGQPGFRVVSAPEHRVSQQPPLSVAPILSARLECQQYRGLVPAATLVGGVPIFLYLFARVVELNSNEEEQALALSIVLHLIRNDSELLNQYRSEGGTSLILRVLESPRCHAGRHILKAMLDAACDSSILIKDIGSGNHSVSHNCEAVITDPELIKGALTAWRTWARHDTLNLLLQALLLLLKDQHSQREFNASQLNRVGIVDTVLTLCKEHFMYEELGAVLDSSTGTAVVELIRALMGAPPEFAHLVAITDYLVLVHQASETYITHSRHNIYFLLPPIIEKKVAKITSTAISSSSDESIGTLENSKLSKGLTNTQIQKNRMPKRKERRNGPTQDTSAGEDSGIAASDGSNPVSNEKHSTWTDERKACQGLVCEGLLLLLRDAVRVLPDSQIGSVLKHVLRAELLLVLANNPDTRVRTALIKVVQTYLQRASDEEVNRFIKQKYFMHLANQIALYPGSESLVVALENLALRGPTLAAMPPLMAMIAKAAATESNVARPIVSFITDIIAKNANALRMLLEQGLVESLVQALVGAAHRGGSTSLYRDIHVLLVAIATKFLESPGSHQMQAVLDLHLILNHMELKEKSLCVKNRICVTVVREAQVALFDGELDVLTAKVSNQSGFRLRSTASYLASASHITSVFTTSTDQSDHGSPSSSYTSLHAPSDTSLREPGKGELLDRFRIILTRAVEFITAADESPSGNELQLTKRLFSILLHDLCNPLEKRNHWSSGWSTRHALRKYTAKIMVWLLGPHQSNNTRIFAVRSLMEEPKAREILSSLLEVHPQVEQKFTVFLWDLLQRRDEIPSADARICVELKEALNIWDLAKGIEHASPGIWNEELALLRRELMRDRDIWIDNNLPAIQRIANRFDELAKQLTKSAMNITRTVVEEQNRERKVLMERLKHSRAMEAQAIAKWRDLARRLTHERAPWHFPESYPRSWELDPTEGPARVRIRLQRCHLNIDKRFFMAEHQDKLDAIKIEAPLSYLFKTDRQDANATALIERLHTSERIRKMSQVKVVTPRAELAGEVLIGETCLYFVPDNPDVPLHTDIALGGLDLAMVGGTAWRLDDIRELHRRRYQLQERAIEIFLITGRTYLLAFNSSKERDEFVTELSACNLPRRIPGDDLSEAISLWRSGALTNWEYITCLNKLAGRSYNDLMQYPVFPFVLANYTSEKIDLNDPKIYRNFKRPMAVQDKKNEQHYINNYNYLKQALSEGLNLIALNQEPFHYGSHYSNSGTVLHFLVRLPPFTSMFLCYQDDNFDIPDRTFHALATTWRLTSCDSTTDVKELIPEFFYLPEFLLNSEGFNFGVRQNGNRVGDVELPKWCGGDARLFILAHRAALETDHVREVLPYWIDLVFGFRQTGRPAVEAINVFHPATYYGFNVEQIADPLERQAWETMVRTYGQTPAQLFRVAHPLPIQNLGNTGVHSLVPQVIEGVNGIKWGNYVGAPGNEPVLCWKHKHRAPLTSLVPLMTGDVFGLPSYTTLLLGYTKEKGGTSVLGAALVSWGGTDGIARLKCKKEQPPRPLIKSSGLDPITILGSTPDCGQLWAGHLSGKITVHTYAVVTSKIDFSSTQSSVLLAHRNRVTTISLSRAFSIAVTGDASGVIVIWDLNSLTYVRSIFCDQSNPIRLLSISETLGDIAVTYEIPNTSDNTSSSQSELKVFTINARAVGSVLSRKKITALCYSNAPEGVSVNVIATGLDNGVIRLWSSWDLRLVREIINGIKGCGAVIAIAWALDQHHFYAVTDEFTVLIWEGSKRLSNGTPKFVNLTSL